In Leisingera sp. NJS204, the following are encoded in one genomic region:
- a CDS encoding DUF2730 family protein, with protein MEFDPTFTWSNAFTAGAYVAALGSAVYAWFGRRGDDLSEQFKTIDARFHTGSKRMDEHALEIQSLQHIVENLPAKEEVHQLQLTLTEMDGTLRAIATQMQALAEGQRRLERTVQGHETYLRNLTK; from the coding sequence ATGGAGTTCGACCCCACGTTCACGTGGTCTAACGCCTTCACGGCTGGCGCCTATGTCGCGGCGCTCGGATCGGCAGTTTATGCCTGGTTCGGGCGCCGCGGCGACGACCTTTCAGAGCAGTTCAAGACAATCGACGCTCGGTTTCACACCGGGTCAAAACGAATGGACGAACACGCTCTGGAAATCCAATCCCTGCAACACATCGTGGAAAACCTGCCCGCGAAAGAAGAGGTCCATCAGCTTCAGCTCACCCTGACTGAAATGGACGGCACCCTCAGAGCGATTGCGACCCAGATGCAAGCCCTTGCCGAAGGGCAGAGGCGTTTAGAGCGCACGGTTCAAGGCCACGAAACCTACCTACGGAACCTCACGAAATGA
- a CDS encoding DUF935 domain-containing protein has protein sequence MAKSPVLDPYGRPVDRKALTEEIAAASFGSVRSPVSGYPGDGLDPVRLANILRAADQGDPVRYLELAETIEERDLHYLGVVGTRKRAVSQLPATVTTRGTTAAEKKHADAFRDWLTRDELQGELFDILDGVGKGYSFTEIIWEHADGMTVPQRLEWRDPRWFRFQRKDLRTPVMLNEGGQEEPLPAYKFIFAPIKAKSGLPVRGGLARPAAWAWMFKAFTQRDWAIFTQTYGQPIRIGKYGPGTSEEEKDTLYHAVVNIAGDCAAIMPDSMMMEFIEAQNISGSVDLYERRADWLDKQTSKAVLGQTSTTDAVTGGLGSGKEHRQVQEDIETADASLLAGVLNQMLVRPFIDLNFGPQKRYPQLKLARPEAEDLKAWTDAATPWVEVGLQVSEKEVLAKLGLSAPKSGERILGKPPETPPQPGMQPGAGNGNTPESIFKGGFYTRNGFSGGDTALQAEQPSTGGFSGVSPIADLTARLEREAGPAVDGMLDQIEAMFEAASSLEELRDILLNSFSDLDASGLTASLSDAILAAAAGGRAAVEDEAGD, from the coding sequence ATGGCAAAATCTCCTGTGCTTGATCCCTATGGCCGTCCGGTTGACCGCAAGGCTCTGACCGAGGAAATCGCTGCCGCTTCATTCGGCAGTGTGCGGTCCCCTGTGTCCGGATATCCCGGCGACGGGCTGGACCCGGTGCGGCTTGCCAATATCCTGCGGGCCGCTGACCAGGGCGACCCGGTTCGGTACCTGGAACTGGCCGAGACCATTGAAGAGCGGGATCTGCATTATTTGGGTGTGGTCGGCACCCGAAAGCGGGCCGTCAGCCAGTTGCCTGCCACCGTGACAACGCGCGGGACAACAGCAGCAGAGAAAAAACACGCTGATGCCTTCCGCGACTGGCTGACCCGTGACGAGCTGCAGGGCGAGCTGTTTGATATCCTGGATGGTGTCGGCAAGGGCTATTCCTTTACCGAAATCATCTGGGAACATGCGGACGGAATGACCGTGCCCCAGCGGCTGGAATGGCGGGATCCGCGCTGGTTCCGGTTCCAGCGCAAAGACCTGCGTACCCCGGTGATGCTGAATGAAGGCGGCCAGGAAGAACCCCTGCCCGCCTACAAATTCATTTTTGCCCCGATCAAGGCCAAGTCCGGCCTCCCGGTGCGCGGCGGACTTGCCCGGCCCGCCGCCTGGGCCTGGATGTTCAAAGCCTTCACCCAGCGGGACTGGGCGATTTTCACGCAGACCTATGGCCAGCCTATCCGGATCGGGAAATACGGCCCCGGCACTTCTGAAGAGGAAAAGGACACGCTTTATCACGCGGTGGTCAATATCGCCGGGGATTGCGCGGCCATCATGCCGGACAGCATGATGATGGAATTCATTGAGGCGCAGAATATCAGCGGCTCTGTGGACCTATATGAACGGCGCGCCGACTGGCTGGACAAACAGACCTCCAAGGCGGTTCTTGGGCAGACCTCCACCACAGACGCGGTTACCGGCGGGCTTGGCTCCGGCAAAGAGCACCGGCAGGTCCAGGAGGATATTGAAACCGCCGACGCCAGCCTGCTGGCCGGTGTTCTCAACCAAATGCTGGTACGCCCGTTTATTGACCTGAATTTCGGGCCGCAAAAACGCTATCCCCAATTGAAACTTGCCCGTCCTGAAGCCGAAGACCTGAAGGCCTGGACAGATGCCGCAACGCCCTGGGTCGAGGTGGGTCTTCAGGTTTCCGAAAAGGAAGTCCTGGCCAAGCTCGGGCTTTCCGCGCCCAAGAGCGGGGAGCGAATTCTGGGCAAACCGCCCGAAACCCCGCCTCAGCCGGGAATGCAACCGGGCGCAGGCAACGGGAATACCCCTGAGAGCATTTTTAAAGGGGGGTTTTATACCCGGAACGGTTTTTCAGGGGGCGATACCGCCCTGCAGGCCGAACAGCCCTCTACGGGCGGTTTTTCGGGGGTGTCGCCAATTGCGGATCTGACCGCCCGGCTTGAGCGTGAGGCAGGCCCGGCGGTGGACGGGATGCTGGATCAGATTGAAGCCATGTTTGAAGCGGCGTCCAGCCTTGAGGAATTACGGGACATCCTGCTGAACTCCTTTTCCGACCTGGATGCGTCCGGGCTGACCGCTTCCCTTTCCGATGCCATCCTGGCGGCGGCGGCCGGCGGGCGGGCTGCTGTAGAGGATGAAGCCGGTGACTGA
- a CDS encoding phage protease yields the protein MGNTHQTAILALHSELPGTAAAGAPDWVHLLPTTSGLVQTNDRRGPYNVTDAEKIIAASFAGTDKLVIDENHATDLAAPKGLPAPARGWITEMQAREDGIWGRVEWTGTGRALLEDRAFTRISPVVGVPAPNSREILAIHRASLVNKPNFRGLTALNQQENETMTFQETLAKMLGLAAGASEDDITKALAALKPGDTVALQSQMGEIGVALGCAQGAAAPDILAAAKDAGTDEGKDQQIVALQSSITALQGTVTALSETVTTSQAATQKAASEAAIDQAIREMRVGVAPNRDHYIAMHQENPERTASLIAGLPKLDATATTILPPETKDGAVSLQAEEANVATLLGLSPEQFAGEEETGK from the coding sequence ATGGGAAACACGCATCAGACCGCCATTCTAGCGCTTCATTCCGAACTCCCCGGCACAGCGGCTGCCGGGGCGCCGGATTGGGTGCATCTTCTGCCCACCACGTCCGGCCTGGTGCAAACCAATGACCGCCGGGGGCCGTACAATGTAACCGACGCTGAGAAGATCATCGCCGCCAGCTTTGCTGGAACGGACAAGCTGGTGATTGACGAAAATCATGCCACTGACCTGGCCGCGCCGAAGGGGCTGCCTGCCCCGGCCCGCGGCTGGATCACCGAAATGCAGGCCCGCGAAGACGGCATCTGGGGCCGGGTTGAATGGACCGGCACGGGCCGCGCCCTTCTCGAAGACCGTGCCTTCACACGCATTTCCCCGGTTGTCGGTGTGCCTGCACCAAACAGCCGCGAAATCCTGGCGATCCACCGCGCGTCCCTCGTCAACAAGCCGAATTTCCGCGGGCTGACTGCCCTTAATCAACAGGAGAATGAAACCATGACGTTTCAGGAAACCCTCGCCAAGATGCTGGGCCTTGCGGCCGGTGCCAGCGAGGATGATATCACCAAGGCGCTGGCCGCACTGAAGCCGGGCGACACCGTCGCGCTGCAATCCCAGATGGGTGAAATCGGCGTTGCCCTGGGCTGCGCTCAAGGTGCCGCTGCACCCGACATTCTGGCCGCCGCCAAAGATGCGGGCACGGATGAAGGCAAGGATCAGCAGATCGTCGCCCTGCAGTCCAGCATTACAGCTCTGCAAGGCACGGTGACCGCGCTGTCTGAGACTGTCACCACGAGCCAGGCCGCGACCCAAAAGGCCGCATCCGAAGCCGCCATCGATCAGGCAATCCGGGAAATGCGCGTCGGTGTTGCTCCCAATCGCGACCACTATATCGCCATGCACCAGGAAAACCCGGAACGCACTGCATCTCTTATTGCCGGCCTTCCGAAACTGGATGCCACCGCCACCACCATCCTGCCGCCGGAAACCAAAGACGGCGCGGTTTCCTTGCAAGCCGAAGAAGCCAACGTGGCCACTCTGCTGGGCTTGTCTCCGGAACAATTTGCAGGCGAAGAGGAGACAGGCAAGTGA
- a CDS encoding phage minor head protein, whose translation MKPVTDALAATFRRPFKEQVAAFRLRLGDLVPTVAWDDLEGAAHDRSLAVAGATKADLLADLAAALDKAIVEGTGFEAFKDDFRAIVARRGWTGWTGEDSEKGRNWRMRTIYRTNMRTSYMAGRLAQLRNGNFPFLVYRHGGSLEPRLQHLSWDGLILPADHPFWPFAFPPNGFGCSCNVFGARSIAGAIRRGGKPGVKLRDGWDAPLAETGAPAGIDEGWGQAPGASVADLVQAMAKKTVNWPYSIARAYLDDFPAVQQDALSSAYRNLPSLMTDLRRYAKAVQEGRSVQPVRTMGRLTQAHRQRVNDLLGSDLENYHFTLDAPAVRHILSGHGGTAEALRGQIPISAETYALLPRILNQPDVIEEAGETRAGLPVVRFTRRIGGVTYTVAMEIRGRKRRMLAVQSMWGRRASEGSPT comes from the coding sequence ATGAAGCCGGTGACTGATGCGCTGGCGGCCACCTTCCGCCGCCCTTTCAAGGAGCAGGTTGCGGCCTTCCGTCTGCGGCTCGGCGACCTGGTTCCCACGGTGGCGTGGGATGACCTGGAAGGCGCGGCTCATGACCGGTCTCTTGCCGTCGCCGGAGCCACCAAGGCCGATCTGCTGGCAGACCTGGCCGCCGCCCTGGACAAAGCCATTGTAGAAGGCACCGGCTTTGAAGCGTTCAAAGATGATTTCCGGGCCATTGTAGCCCGGCGCGGCTGGACCGGCTGGACCGGCGAAGACAGCGAAAAAGGCCGGAACTGGCGGATGCGGACCATCTACCGCACCAATATGCGCACCAGCTACATGGCCGGGCGCCTGGCGCAGCTCCGCAACGGCAACTTTCCGTTTCTGGTATACCGGCACGGCGGATCCTTGGAACCGCGCCTGCAGCACCTCTCCTGGGACGGGCTGATCCTTCCCGCCGATCATCCGTTCTGGCCGTTTGCTTTCCCGCCCAATGGCTTTGGCTGCAGTTGCAATGTCTTTGGCGCCCGCTCAATTGCCGGAGCGATCCGGCGCGGCGGCAAGCCGGGTGTAAAGCTCCGGGACGGCTGGGACGCTCCCCTGGCAGAAACCGGCGCGCCCGCCGGCATAGATGAGGGCTGGGGCCAGGCGCCAGGCGCATCTGTTGCCGACCTGGTGCAGGCCATGGCCAAGAAGACGGTAAACTGGCCGTATTCAATTGCCCGTGCCTATCTGGACGATTTCCCGGCGGTTCAACAGGATGCCTTGTCCAGCGCCTACCGCAACCTGCCGTCGCTGATGACCGACCTGCGCCGCTATGCAAAGGCCGTGCAGGAGGGCCGCAGCGTGCAGCCGGTGCGGACCATGGGCCGCCTCACCCAGGCGCACCGCCAGCGGGTGAATGACTTGCTGGGCAGCGATCTGGAGAACTATCACTTCACGCTGGACGCGCCTGCAGTGCGGCACATCCTTTCGGGACACGGCGGCACTGCTGAAGCCCTGCGCGGCCAGATCCCCATCAGTGCGGAAACTTATGCGCTGCTGCCCCGAATTCTGAACCAGCCGGACGTCATCGAGGAGGCGGGCGAGACACGGGCCGGATTGCCTGTGGTCCGGTTCACGCGCCGGATTGGCGGCGTCACCTACACGGTGGCCATGGAGATCCGCGGCAGAAAACGCCGGATGCTGGCAGTTCAATCCATGTGGGGAAGAAGAGCTTCCGAAGGGTCCCCGACCTGA
- a CDS encoding terminase large subunit domain-containing protein, which yields MSAETGQITDAEWEQLRADSAQSFPDIIDTSQGLPAVLLPYQTKLLQTTAAYQFTVCEKSRRIGMTWGVGADAVLTSGASKPAGGMDTLYIGFNLDMAREFIDTCAMWAKAFMPAATAVQDFLFKDQKEGEEDRHISAFRIRFASGFEIVALTSKPRSLRGRQGYVIFDEAAFHDELDEMLKAANALLMWGGKVLVISTHDGDSNPFNVLVRQVNSGERGDIAKVVRVTFNEAVDAGLYERIALVTGKPDTPEEKQKWIDSIHAVYGDDADEELHCIPKSGSGAWLAAPLIEARMTADAPVLRLELPDNYLHMTPQHQSEHMRPFMRELDQVLCGLDMTPHYAAGFDFARVADLSVLPLLMLEQNLRRREAMSLEMRNVPGNEQKAIVGDVLECVLPRLLGAAFDATGMGWTVAEDMGRRFGLRESEETPGLIWAIKFSLEWYRVNMPPLKTAFEGDMISIGADADHLTDLRAVKEIRGIPKVPDIRDKELAKGKKGVKRRHGDYAVGLALAHFASRMRFVEFGYRAAAAPQNTTAPSRTGAERLARNRAADNPKNTWSGPLGARIKGGF from the coding sequence ATGAGCGCCGAAACCGGACAAATCACCGACGCGGAATGGGAACAACTGCGCGCTGACAGTGCGCAATCCTTTCCTGATATCATCGACACCAGCCAGGGCCTTCCGGCTGTCTTGCTGCCGTACCAGACCAAGCTCCTGCAAACGACGGCTGCCTACCAGTTCACGGTCTGCGAGAAATCCCGCCGTATCGGGATGACCTGGGGCGTGGGCGCAGACGCTGTCTTGACCTCCGGCGCGTCTAAGCCAGCGGGCGGCATGGATACGCTCTATATCGGCTTCAATCTGGATATGGCGCGCGAGTTTATCGACACCTGCGCCATGTGGGCCAAGGCCTTCATGCCTGCCGCAACGGCGGTGCAGGATTTCCTGTTCAAGGATCAGAAAGAGGGCGAAGAAGACCGGCACATCAGCGCCTTCCGCATCCGCTTTGCCAGCGGCTTTGAAATCGTCGCGCTGACCAGCAAGCCACGTTCCCTGCGCGGACGCCAGGGCTATGTGATCTTTGACGAGGCAGCCTTCCACGACGAGCTGGACGAAATGCTGAAGGCGGCAAACGCCCTCCTGATGTGGGGCGGCAAGGTCCTGGTCATTTCCACCCATGACGGGGACAGCAACCCCTTCAATGTCCTGGTGCGCCAGGTCAATTCCGGCGAGCGCGGCGACATTGCCAAAGTGGTGCGCGTCACCTTCAACGAGGCGGTGGACGCCGGGCTTTATGAACGGATTGCCCTGGTCACGGGAAAGCCCGACACGCCGGAAGAAAAGCAGAAGTGGATAGACAGCATCCACGCCGTTTACGGCGATGACGCCGACGAGGAGCTGCACTGCATCCCGAAGTCCGGCTCCGGCGCCTGGCTGGCCGCACCGCTGATTGAGGCCCGCATGACGGCTGACGCCCCGGTGCTGCGCCTGGAACTGCCCGACAACTACCTGCACATGACCCCGCAGCATCAGTCCGAACACATGCGGCCCTTTATGCGCGAACTGGACCAGGTTCTGTGCGGGCTTGATATGACGCCGCATTATGCGGCCGGGTTTGACTTTGCCAGGGTGGCGGATCTTTCGGTCCTGCCGCTTTTGATGCTCGAGCAGAACCTGCGGCGGCGTGAAGCTATGTCCCTGGAAATGCGCAACGTGCCAGGCAATGAGCAAAAGGCCATTGTCGGCGACGTTCTGGAATGTGTTCTGCCGCGCCTGCTGGGGGCTGCCTTTGATGCCACCGGCATGGGCTGGACTGTGGCAGAAGACATGGGCCGCCGGTTCGGCCTGCGCGAAAGCGAAGAAACGCCCGGCCTGATCTGGGCAATCAAGTTCAGCCTGGAATGGTACCGGGTGAATATGCCGCCCCTTAAAACCGCCTTTGAAGGCGACATGATTTCAATCGGTGCGGATGCGGATCACCTGACCGACCTGCGCGCTGTGAAGGAAATCCGGGGCATCCCCAAGGTGCCCGATATCCGCGACAAGGAGCTGGCCAAGGGGAAAAAAGGCGTCAAGCGGCGCCACGGCGACTATGCCGTCGGCCTGGCACTGGCGCATTTCGCGTCCCGGATGCGGTTCGTTGAGTTCGGCTACCGGGCCGCCGCGGCCCCGCAGAATACCACCGCACCATCCAGGACCGGCGCCGAACGCCTGGCCCGGAACAGAGCGGCGGATAATCCGAAAAACACGTGGAGCGGCCCGCTGGGCGCCCGAATCAAGGGGGGGTTCTGA
- a CDS encoding Mu-like prophage major head subunit gpT family protein, whose amino-acid sequence MLITTAALNALRKGFKAHFQSGIGQEKTLYQRIATTVLSTAGEETYGWLGEMPEVREWIGDRHVHGLKEHDYAIKNKDFELTIGVQRNKIKDDTIGVYKPVFEGFGRKVAAHPDKLVFGLLKDGANQKCYDGQSFFDTDHPVLDAEGNTYTVSNDGGGAGTPWYLLCTSEVIKPIIYQEREAFDFVALDNPTDANVFKNKEFLYGTDGRCNVGFGFWQTAFVSRQPLTAANYEAARVAVQSMKADYGEPLNLSPDVLMVPPALEGAANRLMKNDQIDGSDNEWKGTAEVLMVSRLA is encoded by the coding sequence ATGCTTATTACCACCGCAGCACTAAATGCGCTTCGCAAGGGCTTTAAGGCTCATTTTCAGAGCGGCATCGGCCAGGAGAAAACGCTTTACCAGCGTATCGCAACCACCGTCCTGTCCACCGCTGGCGAAGAAACCTATGGCTGGCTCGGCGAAATGCCCGAGGTGCGCGAATGGATTGGCGACCGCCACGTTCATGGCCTGAAAGAACACGACTACGCCATCAAGAACAAAGACTTCGAACTGACCATCGGCGTCCAGCGGAACAAAATCAAAGACGACACCATCGGCGTGTATAAACCCGTCTTTGAAGGCTTTGGCCGCAAGGTGGCCGCACATCCTGACAAGCTGGTGTTTGGCCTTCTGAAAGATGGTGCCAATCAGAAATGTTATGACGGGCAGAGCTTCTTTGACACCGACCACCCGGTTCTGGACGCTGAAGGCAACACCTATACGGTTTCCAATGACGGCGGCGGCGCTGGCACCCCCTGGTATCTGCTTTGCACCAGCGAAGTGATCAAGCCGATCATCTACCAGGAACGCGAAGCCTTTGACTTCGTGGCGCTGGACAATCCCACCGACGCGAATGTCTTCAAGAACAAGGAATTCCTGTACGGGACGGACGGGCGCTGCAATGTGGGCTTTGGCTTCTGGCAGACCGCCTTTGTCTCCCGGCAACCCCTGACGGCTGCCAACTATGAGGCCGCACGGGTCGCGGTGCAGTCCATGAAAGCGGACTACGGCGAGCCGCTTAACCTCTCCCCGGACGTGCTGATGGTGCCGCCCGCACTGGAAGGCGCCGCCAACCGCCTGATGAAAAATGACCAGATCGACGGCTCGGACAACGAGTGGAAAGGCACCGCCGAGGTGCTGATGGTCTCCCGTCTGGCCTAA
- a CDS encoding phage protein Gp27 family protein — protein sequence MPRPRKINMMPGEVRDWLNETLKNSGWSGYEKIADDLNAKLQEEGIELQIGKSAVHEYGQEYREFVKYQEQASQWAASWMTEAGLEEEAQRHNVLFQMLTTLAFKSMQHQMSKDGGEIDPRELHFIGKMMKDVMASSGIREKLMDDERGRIALKAKEEAAGDMAKAATQLGMTAETVEAIREQILFGGKR from the coding sequence ATGCCGCGCCCCCGTAAAATCAACATGATGCCAGGCGAGGTGCGCGACTGGCTGAACGAGACGCTGAAGAACAGCGGCTGGAGCGGTTATGAGAAAATCGCAGATGACCTGAATGCCAAGCTGCAGGAAGAAGGCATAGAGCTGCAGATTGGCAAGTCTGCGGTTCACGAGTACGGCCAGGAATACCGCGAATTCGTCAAGTATCAGGAGCAGGCCAGCCAATGGGCTGCTAGCTGGATGACCGAAGCCGGGCTGGAAGAAGAAGCCCAGCGGCACAACGTGCTGTTCCAGATGCTAACCACGCTGGCGTTCAAATCCATGCAGCATCAAATGAGCAAGGACGGCGGCGAGATCGATCCGCGCGAACTGCATTTCATCGGCAAGATGATGAAAGACGTAATGGCCAGCTCCGGCATCCGCGAAAAGCTGATGGATGATGAGCGCGGCCGCATTGCGCTGAAGGCCAAAGAAGAGGCCGCTGGAGACATGGCGAAAGCCGCAACCCAGCTCGGTATGACGGCTGAAACGGTCGAGGCAATCCGGGAGCAAATCCTGTTCGGGGGCAAGCGATGA
- a CDS encoding phage tail terminator protein — translation MLDAIVSRLNDQVPELSNRAKPVADLVEMIRSGRLPQNATATVSPAGLKGGKAEAGTGVFTQPLARAYSVLLIAPSQSKTGAKALEAVDPLITSVASALAGWAPVSGPGVFQVDRGRLLSITGGRLLYELVFSIDTELRVTS, via the coding sequence ATGCTGGACGCGATTGTCAGCCGCTTGAACGATCAGGTGCCCGAGCTGTCCAACCGGGCAAAGCCTGTTGCTGACCTGGTTGAAATGATCCGGAGCGGCCGCCTGCCGCAGAATGCCACCGCGACGGTTTCCCCCGCGGGCCTGAAAGGCGGCAAAGCCGAGGCGGGCACCGGGGTTTTCACCCAGCCGCTGGCCCGTGCCTATTCCGTGCTGCTGATCGCCCCCAGCCAGTCCAAGACCGGCGCCAAAGCGCTGGAAGCAGTGGACCCGCTCATTACCAGCGTGGCCTCTGCTCTGGCGGGCTGGGCGCCGGTTTCCGGGCCGGGTGTGTTTCAGGTGGACCGCGGCCGCCTGCTGTCCATCACCGGGGGCCGCCTCCTCTATGAGCTGGTCTTTTCCATCGACACCGAACTGAGGGTCACATCATGA
- a CDS encoding phage tail tube protein, with amino-acid sequence MAAPKYWRDKRILFKLESTYGDDATPTGAANAIRGFDVTFKPMEGQDQDRDLEQPGMSANGTIPTDIHAKLALTVDLSASGAAGTPPAWGPLLRACAVAETITPGTSVEYTPIVDGQESGTVHISIGGTRYVMLGTRGTAEFMLDAQATPKIKFDLTGLFTLPSDTAPPAVDLASWTEPTIVSHNNTPVFTIGGTSLVMKTAKLALGNKVEPRFLVGAERVLITDKSELFETTVEAQPLAGFNPFQMAMNMDQPAVALTHGTEAGKIATLNLPTAQMQRPGLSQSQGIKEWPLRLVPRAAALNSQWSLTLT; translated from the coding sequence ATGGCCGCCCCGAAATATTGGCGCGACAAGCGCATCCTGTTCAAGCTGGAAAGCACCTATGGCGACGACGCCACCCCGACCGGGGCGGCCAATGCCATCCGAGGCTTTGATGTGACCTTCAAGCCGATGGAGGGCCAGGATCAGGACCGCGACCTGGAACAGCCCGGCATGAGTGCCAACGGTACCATCCCGACGGATATTCACGCCAAGCTGGCCTTGACTGTGGACCTCAGCGCCTCCGGTGCCGCGGGCACGCCCCCGGCCTGGGGGCCGCTGCTGCGCGCCTGCGCCGTCGCCGAAACCATCACCCCCGGCACCTCCGTTGAATACACCCCTATCGTCGACGGCCAGGAATCAGGAACCGTGCATATCAGCATCGGCGGCACCCGCTATGTCATGCTCGGCACCCGCGGCACTGCGGAATTCATGCTGGATGCGCAAGCCACGCCCAAGATCAAGTTTGACCTGACCGGGCTGTTCACGCTGCCCAGCGATACTGCCCCGCCTGCCGTTGATCTGGCGTCTTGGACCGAGCCGACAATTGTCAGCCACAACAACACCCCGGTGTTCACCATCGGCGGCACCAGCCTGGTCATGAAGACAGCCAAGCTGGCCCTGGGCAACAAGGTTGAACCGCGCTTCCTGGTCGGCGCCGAGCGGGTGCTGATCACCGACAAATCCGAGCTGTTCGAAACCACCGTGGAAGCCCAGCCGCTGGCCGGTTTCAACCCGTTCCAGATGGCCATGAACATGGACCAGCCCGCCGTGGCCCTGACCCACGGCACCGAGGCCGGGAAAATCGCCACCCTTAATCTGCCCACCGCCCAGATGCAGCGGCCGGGGCTGTCGCAATCTCAGGGCATCAAGGAATGGCCCCTGCGCCTGGTGCCCCGCGCTGCCGCCCTGAACAGCCAATGGTCGCTGACCCTCACCTGA
- a CDS encoding gp436 family protein, with protein MAYTTLGKLAKRYGDSLLIELTDRADEPTGQVDDTVVVGAIDGADALIDGHLQGRYVLPLGVTPPLIEELAEAIVIYKLHTYSPEGKIKDEYKDAKETLDKISSGRIRLPVAGVEPATQPGNGVRVTDRERPLTAKNLKGFI; from the coding sequence ATGGCCTACACCACGCTTGGCAAGCTGGCGAAACGGTACGGCGACAGCCTGCTGATTGAGCTGACAGACCGCGCAGACGAACCCACCGGCCAGGTTGACGACACTGTAGTGGTCGGCGCTATTGACGGCGCCGATGCGCTGATCGACGGCCATTTGCAGGGCCGCTACGTTCTGCCGCTGGGTGTGACCCCGCCGCTCATCGAGGAGCTGGCGGAAGCCATCGTTATCTACAAGCTGCACACCTACTCGCCCGAAGGCAAAATCAAGGACGAGTACAAGGACGCCAAAGAGACCCTGGACAAGATTTCCAGCGGCAGGATCCGCCTGCCCGTTGCCGGTGTGGAACCCGCGACCCAACCCGGCAATGGCGTGCGCGTCACCGACCGGGAACGCCCGCTGACCGCCAAGAACCTGAAAGGGTTCATCTGA
- a CDS encoding phage virion morphogenesis protein, which yields MSGLVYNTDTLDPMLEALRNALDDPSEAMADLGEYLINSTQDRMLKGENPDGSPFAPRSQTTIDRYAKLGLSYGAPLNQSGDMRNSLFYEASKDGLEYGSNAIQAAVMQFGAAKGAFGTASNGASIPWGGIPAREFIGLSDEDQDNMVLELEEWLETAANSRG from the coding sequence ATGAGCGGACTTGTTTACAACACGGACACCCTGGACCCGATGCTGGAAGCGCTCCGGAACGCGCTTGACGATCCCTCCGAGGCGATGGCGGACCTGGGCGAATACCTGATCAACTCCACCCAGGACCGGATGCTGAAGGGCGAAAACCCCGACGGCAGCCCATTTGCGCCGCGGTCCCAGACGACAATCGACCGCTACGCCAAGCTGGGCCTGTCCTATGGCGCGCCGTTGAATCAATCAGGCGACATGCGAAACAGCCTCTTCTATGAGGCCAGCAAAGACGGGCTGGAGTACGGCTCCAATGCCATCCAGGCCGCTGTCATGCAGTTTGGTGCCGCCAAAGGCGCCTTTGGCACCGCTTCAAACGGGGCTTCAATTCCCTGGGGCGGCATACCAGCCCGCGAATTCATCGGCCTTTCCGACGAGGACCAGGACAACATGGTGCTTGAGCTGGAAGAGTGGCTGGAAACGGCGGCAAACAGCCGGGGTTGA